From the Vibrio alginolyticus NBRC 15630 = ATCC 17749 genome, one window contains:
- the rpsI gene encoding 30S ribosomal protein S9 yields MAENQYYGTGRRKSSAARVFIKPGSGNIVVNKRNLDEYFGRPTARMVVQQPLELVELTEKLDLYVTVKGGGISGQAGAIRHGITRALMEYDESLRPALRAAGYVTRDARCVERKKVGLRKARRRPQFSKR; encoded by the coding sequence ATGGCAGAGAATCAATACTACGGCACTGGCCGTCGCAAAAGCTCAGCTGCACGTGTTTTCATTAAACCAGGCAGCGGTAACATTGTAGTAAACAAGCGTAACCTTGACGAATACTTCGGTCGTCCAACAGCACGTATGGTTGTACAACAACCTCTAGAGCTAGTTGAACTAACTGAAAAGCTAGACCTTTACGTAACAGTTAAAGGCGGCGGTATTTCTGGTCAAGCTGGTGCTATCCGTCACGGTATCACTCGCGCGCTTATGGAATACGATGAGTCTCTACGTCCTGCTCTACGCGCAGCTGGCTACGTTACTCGTGACGCTCGTTGCGTTGAACGTAAGAAAGTTGGTCTACGTAAAGCACGTCGTCGTCCACAGTTCTCTAAGCGTTAA
- the petA gene encoding ubiquinol-cytochrome c reductase iron-sulfur subunit codes for MSNAPLNNGRRRFLTATTAVVGGLGAVAVAVPFIKSWNPSAKAKAAGAPVEVDISKIEPGQLVRVEWQGKPVWIVRRTQSVLDNLKSIGDKLRDPQSEMEQQPEYAQNEFRSIKEEFFVAVGFCTHLGCSPTYLPDSFSEQVQGVRSGFFCPCHGSKFDMAGRVFQGVPAPLNLVVPKHMYLSDTKLIVGVDEGDA; via the coding sequence ATGAGCAACGCGCCTTTAAATAACGGTCGCAGGCGTTTTCTAACCGCTACAACGGCAGTTGTTGGTGGGTTAGGGGCAGTCGCCGTCGCCGTGCCTTTTATCAAATCATGGAATCCGAGTGCTAAAGCCAAAGCGGCGGGCGCACCAGTGGAAGTGGATATAAGTAAAATTGAACCAGGTCAGCTGGTTCGTGTTGAGTGGCAGGGAAAACCTGTATGGATTGTTCGCCGCACTCAAAGCGTTCTGGATAACTTAAAATCGATCGGTGATAAGCTTCGCGATCCACAATCTGAAATGGAGCAGCAGCCTGAGTACGCTCAGAATGAGTTTCGTTCGATTAAGGAAGAGTTTTTCGTCGCAGTTGGTTTCTGTACCCACTTAGGTTGTTCACCAACCTATCTACCTGACTCTTTCTCAGAGCAGGTGCAGGGCGTAAGATCTGGCTTCTTCTGTCCTTGTCATGGTTCTAAGTTCGACATGGCTGGTCGAGTGTTCCAAGGAGTACCTGCTCCGTTGAACCTTGTCGTTCCTAAGCACATGTATTTGAGCGATACCAAACTCATTGTGGGTGTTGATGAGGGAGATGCATAA
- a CDS encoding cytochrome b: MQAMLDWVEKRIPAMNAYKKHLSEYPMPKNFNFWYLFGSLAMLVLVNQILTGIWLTMNYVPSGDGAFASIEYIMRDVEYGWLLRYMHSTGASAFFVVVYLHMFRGLIYGSYQKPRELLWIFGMLIFLVLMAEAFMGYLLPWGQMSYWGAQVIISLFGAIPVIGDDLTLWIRGDYIISGATLNRFFALHVIALPIVLLLLVVLHVLALHEVGSNNPDGIETKLPKGSMGDDYKTQFKFHDYYTKKYDIIDSIPFHPYGTVKDLVGVAGFLFFFCYVLFFNPEMGGYFLEPPNFEAANPLKTPEHIAPVWYFTPFYAILRAVPDKLLGVILMGASIAVLFVLPWLDRCKVRSYRYRSKLHLLNIVQFTIAFIALGILGALPATPTYTLLSQIFSLCYFMFFVLLFFYSKNEATKPLPERVTFK, from the coding sequence ATGCAAGCAATGTTAGATTGGGTTGAAAAGCGTATTCCTGCAATGAATGCTTATAAAAAGCATTTGTCTGAATACCCAATGCCTAAGAACTTCAACTTTTGGTACCTTTTCGGTTCTCTGGCGATGCTGGTTCTTGTTAACCAAATCCTAACGGGTATTTGGCTAACGATGAACTATGTTCCTTCAGGTGACGGTGCATTTGCGTCTATCGAATACATTATGCGTGATGTAGAGTACGGTTGGCTTCTGCGTTACATGCATTCCACTGGCGCGTCAGCGTTTTTCGTTGTTGTGTATCTTCACATGTTCCGTGGTTTGATCTACGGTTCATACCAAAAACCTCGTGAACTATTGTGGATCTTCGGTATGTTGATCTTCCTTGTTCTCATGGCTGAAGCGTTCATGGGTTACCTACTTCCATGGGGTCAGATGTCATACTGGGGTGCGCAGGTAATCATTTCCCTGTTTGGTGCTATTCCTGTTATCGGTGATGACCTAACGCTTTGGATTCGTGGTGACTACATCATCTCTGGTGCAACGCTAAACCGTTTCTTCGCACTACACGTTATTGCACTGCCTATCGTTTTGCTTCTTCTTGTTGTTTTGCACGTATTGGCGCTGCACGAAGTAGGCTCAAACAACCCGGATGGTATCGAAACTAAGCTGCCAAAAGGCTCAATGGGCGACGATTACAAAACGCAATTCAAGTTCCACGATTACTACACGAAGAAATATGACATCATTGATTCGATTCCTTTCCATCCGTACGGCACGGTTAAGGACTTGGTCGGTGTTGCTGGTTTCTTGTTCTTCTTCTGTTACGTGCTGTTCTTTAACCCAGAAATGGGTGGGTACTTCCTTGAGCCGCCTAACTTTGAAGCTGCAAACCCATTGAAGACACCAGAGCATATTGCTCCGGTATGGTACTTCACGCCGTTCTACGCAATCCTACGTGCGGTTCCAGACAAACTATTAGGTGTTATCCTAATGGGCGCGTCAATTGCAGTGCTGTTCGTTCTACCTTGGTTGGATCGTTGTAAAGTTCGTTCATACCGTTACCGTAGCAAACTTCATCTATTGAATATTGTACAGTTCACTATCGCCTTTATCGCTCTAGGTATTTTAGGTGCGTTACCAGCGACACCAACGTACACACTACTATCTCAGATCTTTAGCTTGTGTTACTTCATGTTCTTTGTGTTGCTGTTCTTCTACAGCAAAAATGAAGCAACCAAACCATTACCAGAGAGGGTGACATTCAAATGA